A part of Pseudomonadota bacterium genomic DNA contains:
- the fliN gene encoding flagellar motor switch protein FliN translates to MTEGTAHQAEGADSATREFDMSLLTNARAARANTAGAEAIGTLTRLSLGTGIVKFWKGDPKRFPIREEERMGVRVTITAADTQVEGLLVIERLLAMAVVNCMIGEDRDTLISTFEDLQRSVLAEALGGVASAVQEALSAQLARPVQISVMPGVLERAELLLSSSSCVYAGVEVLEGNNRIGHLAMVVDESALAAQIEAAQPPKAQASSAPQSFPSTSFPQLGTRDLGSSDTSQNLGLLLDVPMQLVAVLGRRSMKLREVLQMASGSVLELDKIAGEPLELLVNGKLIGYGEVIVADDKFGIKVRDVVNQEDRLRSARL, encoded by the coding sequence ATGACTGAGGGTACGGCACATCAGGCTGAAGGGGCCGACAGCGCGACCCGCGAGTTCGACATGTCCTTGCTCACGAATGCGCGCGCGGCAAGGGCCAACACTGCGGGAGCAGAGGCCATCGGCACGCTGACGCGTCTCTCCCTGGGCACGGGTATCGTGAAGTTCTGGAAGGGTGACCCCAAGCGCTTCCCCATCCGTGAAGAAGAGCGCATGGGTGTTCGTGTCACCATCACGGCGGCGGATACCCAGGTGGAGGGTCTGCTCGTCATCGAGCGCCTGCTGGCCATGGCGGTGGTGAACTGCATGATCGGTGAGGATCGTGACACCCTCATCAGCACCTTCGAAGATCTTCAGCGCTCGGTTCTTGCAGAAGCGCTCGGCGGGGTGGCGTCGGCCGTGCAGGAGGCACTGTCGGCCCAGCTCGCACGGCCCGTGCAGATCTCGGTGATGCCGGGCGTGCTCGAGCGCGCTGAGCTGCTTCTCTCGTCGTCTTCTTGCGTCTACGCGGGCGTCGAGGTCCTCGAGGGAAACAACCGCATCGGTCATCTCGCCATGGTGGTCGACGAATCGGCCCTCGCTGCACAGATCGAGGCCGCTCAGCCCCCCAAGGCACAGGCATCTTCGGCGCCGCAGTCGTTTCCGTCAACATCGTTTCCGCAGCTGGGAACGCGCGATTTGGGCAGCAGCGATACCTCGCAGAACCTGGGTCTGCTCCTCGATGTGCCCATGCAGCTCGTGGCCGTGCTCGGGCGACGCAGCATGAAGCTGCGCGAGGTTCTCCAGATGGCTTCCGGCTCTGTTCTCGAGCTCGACAAGATTGCGGGTGAGCCGCTCGAGCTGCTGGTCAACGGCAAGCTCATCGGGTATGGTGAGGTCATCGTGGCGGATGACAAGTTCGGCATCAAGGTTCGCGATGTCGTCAACCAGGAGGATCGCCTGCGGAGTGCGCGTCTGTGA